A portion of the Magnolia sinica isolate HGM2019 chromosome 17, MsV1, whole genome shotgun sequence genome contains these proteins:
- the LOC131231240 gene encoding nifU-like protein 1, chloroplastic: MNSLTASGFPPHLQFLRTLTSRSHLCPSFNLSATRTRPDFQRWVFSKTAIRASAPSVTKASASSPGLYSSQTFDLTVENVDRVLEDVRPYLISDGGNVDVVSVEDGIISLKLQGACGSCPSSTTTMKMGIERVLKEKFGEAVKDIKQVSDDQQTETTVEAVNGHLNILRPAIKNYGGSVEVISVDGGDCHVKYVGPESIGSGIKAAIKEKFPDIVNIVFTG; this comes from the exons ATGAATTCTCTAACTGCATCTGGATTCCCGCCACATCTTCAATTTCTCCGTACACTAACATCAAGATCCCACCTTTGCCCTTCCTTCAACCTCTCTGCAACAAGAACTAGACCCGATTTCCAGAGATGGGTCTTCTCCAAAACCGCCATTAGAGCTTCTGCACCTTCGGTGACGAAAGCTTCCGCTTCTTCTCCTGGATTATACTCTTCTCAGACGTTCGATCTCACAGTAGAGAACGTGGATCGTGTTCTGGAAGATGTTCGGCCATACCTGATTTCTGATGGTGGTAACGTCGATGTTGTCTCCGTTGAAGATGGAATTATCTCTCTGAAACTCCAAG GGGCATGCGGGAGCTGTCCGAGCTCAACGACCACCATGAAAATGGGGATCGAGCGAGTGCTCAAGGAGAAATTCGGAGAAGCGGTCAAAGATATTAAGCAGGTTTCTGATGACCAACAAACAGAAACGACTGTTGAG GCAGTGAATGGTCATCTCAACATACTGAGACCTGCAATCAAGAATTATGGGGGGAGCGTTGAAGTGATATCCGTGGACGGCGGAGATTGCCATGTCAAGTATGTGGGGCCTGAGTCCATCGGGTCAGGAATCAAAGCAGCTATCAAGGAGAAATTCCCAGACATTGTGAATATCGTATTCACTGGCTAG
- the LOC131231336 gene encoding putative pentatricopeptide repeat-containing protein At1g56570, protein MKGPLPKAINLTTQSKPTTPPKFSPIPATQLIKFYTDKGLLKEARDVFDETLERDVVTWTAMIAGYVSHGHHEHAWAMFVDMIKVGQGPNAFTISSVLKACKGMGCGQRGALAHGLAVKNGVDGSMHVGNALLDVYATCGGSMDNACMVFDGILARTAITWTTMIAGYTRRGDGYAGIQTFRRMLQEGVELNPFSCSIAVRACASVGSLILGQQIHSAACKYGFEFNLPVANSLVDMYCRCMCLPEAKQYFDEMHRRDLITWNTLIAGFERNGSHESLQLFSQMGSQDLDPNCFTFTSVASACANLAVLNCGKQVHGAIIRRGFSRNLALANALLDMYSKCGSIGDSCRIFNEMPQKDLLSWTSMMIGYGTHGYGREAIELFDQMVGSGIQPDRVVFMGVLSACSHTGLVNEGLKYFASMGIDYHIVPDQEIYGCIVDMLSRAGRVTEAYNLIERMPFEADESVWGALLGACKVHRNMDLGRLAAEKILDLRPKGAGTYVILSNIYAADGKWGEFAATRRSMRGLGCRKEAGRSWIEMRNQVCSFVVGERTSPHLDIVYEALEMLNRNMKLLQCESDSNCLLHDLEEGI, encoded by the exons GGTCACGTGGACGGCAATGATCGCAGGGTACGTGTCACATGGCCACCATGAACACGCATGGGCCATGTTCGTggacatgatcaaggtgggccagggCCCCAACGCGTTCACGATCTCGAGTGTCTTGAAGGCGTGTAAGGGCATGGGATGTGGCCAACGTGGGGCCCTGGCGCATGGGCTGGCGGTGAAGAATGGTGTGGATGGATCCATGCATGTGGGCAATGCGCTCCTTGACGTGTATGCAACGTGTGGAGGTAGCATGGATAATGCATGCATGGTGTTTGATGGAATACTGGCCAGGACTGCTATCACATGGACGACTATGATTGCCGGTTACACGAGGAGAGGAGACGGGTATGCTGGGATCCAAACCTTTCGACGGATGCTTCAG GAGGGTGTAGAACTGAATCCATTCAGCTGTTCAATCGCAGTTAGAGCTTGTGCTTCAGTTGGGTCTCTGATTCTCGGCCAGCAGATTCATTCTGCGGCATGTAAATATGGGTTTGAGTTCAATCTCCCTGTTGCAAATTCTCTAGTTGACATGTATTGCAGATGCATGTGCTTACCAGAAGCAAAACAATATTTCGACGAAATGCATCGGAGAGATTTGATCACTTGGAATACTCTGATAGCTGGATTCGAAAGAAACGGGTCCCACGAGTCATTGCAGCTGTTTTCTCAAATGGGTTCGCAAGATTTGGATCCAAATTGCTTTACATTTACCAGTGTCGCCTCCGCTTGTGCGAATCTGGCAGTTTTGAATTGCGGTAAACAGGTTCATGGAGCGATAATTCGAAGAGGTTTCAGCAGGAACTTAGCTTTGGCGAATGCACTCTTGGATATGTACTCAAAGTGTGGAAGCATAGGTGATTCATGTAGGATTTTCAATGAAATGCCACAGAAGGATCTGCTCTCATGGACATCGATGATGATCGGCTACGGGACCCATGGATATGGAAGGGAGGCGATTGAGTTGTTCGATCAGATGGTTGGTTCTGGAATCCAACCAGACCGTGTTGTGTTCATGGGTGTTCTAAGTGCTTGTAGTCACACCGGACTTGTCAATGAAGGTTTGAAGTATTTTGCTTCAATGGGTATCGATTACCACATTGTTCCGGATCAGGAGATTTATGGGTGCATCGTGGACATGCTTAGCCGGGCCGGGAGAGTTACAGAGGCTTACAATCTGATAGAGAGAATGCCTTTCGAAGCTGATGAATCAGTCTGGGGCGCGCTTCTTGGGGCTTGCAAAGTGCATAGAAATATGGATTTGGGTAGACTGGCCGCCGAAAAGATCTTGGATTTAAGGCCTAAGGGGGCTGGGACTTATGTCATACTTTCAAATATTTACGCCGCTGATGGCAAGTGGGGTGAATTTGCGGCAACAAGGAGGTCGATGAGAGGACTGGGTTGTCGGAAAGAGGCAGGGAGGAGTTGGATTGAAATGAGAAATCAGGTTTGCAGCTTTGTTGTTGGTGAAAGAACCAGTCCTCATTTGGATATAGTTTATGAAGCGTTGGAGATGCTGAATAGGAACATGAAACTACTGCAGTGTGAGTCTGATTCGAACTGCTTGCTGCATGATTTAGAAGAGGGGATTTGA